ttttaaactgggaaaaatgtcactttatggtgactgaagggattgtccttgggcataaaatttcaaacaaaggaatagaggtggatcaagctaaagttgaagtaattaaaaaattaccaccacctaccaatgttaaggcaatcagaagctttctggggcatgcaggattctacagaaggtttataaaggatttttcaaaaattgcaaaacctctgagtaatctgctagctgcagacacgccatttatctttgataaggagtgtctgcaggcgtttgaccttctgaaagctaagctggtcacaacaccagttatctttgcaccagactggacactgccattcgaactaatgtgtgatgccagtgaccatgtcATTGGTGTAGTATTGAGACAGAGGCACAACAAGCAActacatgtcatttattatggcagccgtattctaaatgatacacagaagaactacacaaccacagaaaaggagttacttgtagtggtttatgccattgacaagttcagatcttatttagtaggatcaaaagtgattgtgtacactgaccatgctgctcttaaatatttactcacaaagcaggattcaaaacccaggctcataagatgggtgttgcttctgcaagagtttgatatagaaataagagacagaaaggggacagagaatcaagtagctgatcacctgccccggatagaaccagtagcaggagcatctctccctcctactgagatctctgaaatctttccggatgagcaattgtttgttattcaggaagctccgtggcttgcagacattgtaaactataagactcaaggttctccttctaccaccatggagaggaagtatgaaaagcttctctcaatacagagtcaaacaaaacccccacattcaaactctaagtttggtgttgggaggccacaaccaaactccaagtttggtgttgagaggccacaatcatgctctgagtatcagtgaggctccatgagagcccactgtcaagctactgacattaaagaagcacttgttgggaggcaacccaattttatctatttattttccattgttatttcatgttttctgtaggttgatgatcatgtgaagtcacaaaaacaattgaaaaagcaaaaatagaatgaaaaacaaaatgaaaaaatagcacaccctggaggagaaacttgctggcgtttaaacgccagtaagggtagcagaatgggcgttaaacgcccagtctggcacaattctgggcgtttaacaccagaaatgggcaccagaccggcgtttaacgccagaaaagggtaagaagctggcgttaaatgccagaaatgggcagcagcctggcgtttaacgccaggattggtagCAAGGGGCGTTTTGCACGCCacatggtgcagggatgagaaatccttgacacctcataatctgtggaccccacaggatcccacctacctcacctcttcttctctcctctttacacccttccataacactcttccccaaaataaCCTCACCCAATCACCTCCAGTACCCCTCCAAAACCATCATACAAACTACCTACACCcacccactcaaattcaaaccatcactCCTTCCTTTTCCCACATCATAACCACCTAAAactccccttggccgaaccactcacacctctccatctcatctattttcttcttcttctactccctcttctcttcttttgctcaaggacgagtaaaccttctaagtttggtgtggtaaaagcgttgctttttgtttttccataaccatgtaTGACacttaaggccagagaaacctctagaaagaggaaagggaaggcaaaagcctccacctctgagtctgggagatggagagattcatctcaaaaactcatcactaagaaaaggatggagcaaacaagagcttgagcaaattcctcatcatgaaatccctgagatgcctcaagggatgcacttcctTCCACAAAACTAtcgggagcaaatcaacacctccctaggaaaATTAAGctctaacatgggacaactaaggatggagcaccaagagcattccatcatccaccatgagattagaaaagatcaaaaagctatgagggaagagcaacaaagacaaggaagagacatagatgAGCTcaaaagcactccataagatcttcaagaggaagaacaagccgccatcactaaggtggacccgttctttaatttccttgatctttattttctgtttttcaaatttttatgctttatgtttatctatgtttgtgtctttattacatgatcatcagtgtcttagtgtctatgccttaaagttataaatgtcTTAtgatccatcacctttcttagatgaaaaatgtttttaatcacaaaagaacaagaagtacatgatttcgaattcatctttgaaactagttgaattagtttgatgtggtgacaatactNNNNNNNNNNNNNNNNNNNNNNNNNNNNNNNNNNNNNNNNNNNNNNNNNNNNNNNNNNNNNNNNNNNNNNNNNNNNNNNNNNNNNNNNNNNNNNNNNNNNNNNNNNNNNNNNNNNNNNNNNNNNNNNNNNNNNNNNNNNNNNNNNNNNNNNNNNNNNNNNNNNNNNNNNNNNNNNNNNNNNNNNNNNNNNNNNNNNNNNNNNNNNNNNNNNNNNNgaaaaagaaagcagaaaaagccaatagccctttaaaccaaaaggcaagggtaaaaataaaaaggatccaaggatttgagcatcagtggataggagggcctacaagaataatatcctggcctaagcagctaaaccaAACTgtcctaaccatgtgcttgtggcgtgaaggtgtcaagtgaaaacttgagactgagcggttaaagtcgtgatccaaagcaaaaagagtgtgcttaagaaccctggacacctctaattggggactctggcaaagctgagtcacaatctgaaaaggttcacccagttatgtgtctgtggcatgtatgtatccggtggtaatattggaaaacaaagtgctttgggccacggccaagactcataaagtagctgtgttcaaaaatcaacatactATACTAGGAGAACCAATAACTCTATCTGAaatctgagttcctatggatgccagtcattctaaacttcaaaggataaagtgagatgccaaaactgttcagaggcaaaaagctactagtcccgctcatctaattgctaagtttcattgataatttggaatttatagtatattctcttctttttatcctgtttgattttcagttgcttggggacaagcaacaatttaagtttggtgttgtgatgagcggataatttatacgctttttggcattgtttttagtatatttttagtatgttttagttagtttttattatgtttttattattttttaattaaaaatcacatttctggactttactatgagtttgtgtgttttcctgtgatttcaggtattttctggctgaaattgagggacttgagcaaaaatctgattcagaggctgaaaaaggactgcagatgctgttggattctgacctccctgcactcaaagtggattttatagagctacagaagcccaattggcgcgctctcaattgccttagaaagtagacatcctgagctttccagcaatatataatagtctatactttgcccaaggattgatggcccaaatcagcgttccaaatcagctttagaattcccggcgtttaacgctggaactggcacaaaagttggagttaaacgcccaaactggcacaaaagctggtgtttaactccagaaaaagtctctacacatgagagcttcaatgctcagcccaagcacacaccaagtggaccccggaagtggatttttacgtcatttactcatttttgtaaaccctaggtcactaattcactataaataggactttttgctattgtatctggatctcatgacacattacacgtttcatattgtatcttctacggcatgagtctctaaacctcatggttgggggtgaggagctctgctgtgtcttgatggattaatgcaattactactgtttttcattcaatcacgcttgcttctattctaagataccacttgttcttcaacctgatgaatgtcatgatccgtgacactcatcaccattctcacctatgaacgtgtgtctgacaaccacctccgttctaccttcgtttgagtgtgtatctcttggattccttaagcagaatcttcgtggtataagctagaacccattggcggccattcttgagaatccggaaagtctaaaccttgtttgtggtatttcgagtaggatttgaggattgaatgactgtgacgagcttcaaactcgcgagtgttgggcgttagtgacagacgcaaaaaaacactggattctattccgacatgatcgagaaccgatagatgattagccgtgcggtgacagcgtgcgttgaatattttcactgagaggatgggaggtagccattgacaacggtgaaacccaacatacagcttgccatggaaggagccttgcgtgcatgaagaagaagacagtaggaaagcagagattcagaagataaagcatctccaaaacctcaacctattctccattactgcaaaacaagtatttatttcatgttcttttgctttatacaattaaatgtgagaattattgatatcctgactaagagttacaagataaccatagcttgcttcaagccgacaatctccgtgggatcgacccttactcacgtaaggtattacttggacgacccagtgcacttgctggttagttgtgcggaattacaaaagtgtgattgtgatttcgtgcacgAAGCACGCTGAAACTCAAGGAGGGAAAGAAAAGGTTCCAAACCCTTGCTCAAATTTTCATCCACCATAACTTCTTCATCTGAGCTCCGATTGTCATACCGTCTGTGGCTACGTGTCCACCGCGTCGAGATCTACGATTCCATCAAACAATTTCTTTGGTAAGTCAATCTTATACTCCAGCCTCTCCACtcccttaattttcgaaaattagtgagAATTCATGTTGAgagtttgtgattttggttctcTAGGTCCAAGTTTAACTTGAGAAACTTGTGGATCTTTGTTTAATCAAGGCATAGACAAGGTGAGGACTCTTAAATTCTACAATTTCTTAGCCTGTGTGAGTTGGGTATTGATTTGTGGGTATGTATGTGATGTATATGTGTATTAGGTTATGTATAgataattggagcttgaaattgtggACGTTAGAACTTGGTGGAGGCTGAGCACTAGCGTTTTATTAAACTTTTGGGGCTGTGTTTGTGTTCGTGAGTTGCCTTGGACAATACGTGAAAAATCGGCCAAGTTATTGTTTAGGTTttgtgtatataatatttaatgtcctgtgaaaacttaggctagatgaccttAGGATAAGCTGGAACACACGGAAAGGCACAATGCTTAATATTTATAATGTGAGTTGGTTATGTGATGGTAATTGTTGATATATTGACAATAGTGTGGTAAATGTTGAGTTGATGATGATATGATTATATACATATTGATCAAGTGTATAATGAAATTGTTGAGGTGTGAAATTGTGCAAAGTTGATGTATGATGGATGATAAAATGGTGTAAGATTATATGGCTGGAATATTGTATGTATTAGGATTGATTTCAGGTGTGAGATGGATGGTATGTGAATGGTAAGGCAATGAAATAGAGGTGTAAAGAGTTTtgtaaaaaattggtttttggcCAAACTTCGGCGAGCCATAACTTGGATTCCGAACCTCCAAATGATTTTAAActtatttcatatgaaaattgggtccgtGGAGTTTACGCCATTCAAAGAaggatgaaaaatgttttaaaacgaaaaagttatgcacGTCGGAAGTTTGAGGTTTAAAatgtaaattctgcagcttttgaCTTAACCAAAATTTTAGCCAAAAACCTATGCGTGCATACGCATAGCACCAAAAAAGGGGGTTTTGCGTACACATGCAGGAGCTATACGCATACATGCCATTCTGTCCAGCGTACATGCGTTCGCGGACAagtgcatgcgtacgcgtcttGGGCTAAAAAGAGAcccgtgcgtgcgcacacatatgtatgcgtacgcacaccccaGTTTTCAAGAgacctgtgcgtgcgcacgcacaccacTGTTTTCAGCAAatcattattttgtgtttttaaagACAATTTGACCTCCTAAATCTCTATTTTCATATTGTTAGTTTTATGCGTGATTAGGAAGCTTAGTAATGAGATGAAGCTAGGAAATTGAGGTAACTTAGGGATGAAGAAAAGGGAGTAAACGTGATGAATTATAAGAGAATGATGTGACGGTTAAAAGAAGTTATGATGCCATGCTATGATGAATGATTATATAAAGAATATGAATGGTTATGAATATTATGCGGCTTATGAATTTAATGATATCTGAGATACAAGTTTTCCTGTGTAACGAACCGTGGCTTGTcaccacgtgttccaggttgaaacttgatactctgttaaccctacgtcgtaagggtgaTCGGGCATGTATAAATTTTCGGGAATGGATATCCCCCATTGAGTGAGTTATATATGAATGAATGAGTGtatgaattatgaataaaatgagAAAATCTATGCGtagactcatggggatgcgcaacgagggacagtctaagggttttggacttgtcgggttggctgaataaccgacagatgagcctcattaGCCATAGGGGTGAGCACGGGTCGGTTTGGTTCGGGTTCAAGGTAAAATTAGAACCGAACCGATCAAAAAGTAATTGGTTCAGTTTGGTTcaaatttgtgttttttatgCTTGtacccgaaccaaaccaaactgaTTAAGAGCGGATTGGTTCGATTCGGGTAGCGGGTAACAGATGACTTTGaacttcataaaaaaaataaattgacaaATTTTTGTGTTAAGAATTCAACAAATACAATAAACATGTaacatcaacaaaaataatgcAAACATATTAAACACTAAATACATGGCTTTTTTACTTATATACGCacagaaaatttatttattctcaAAATGCGCATAGGTAAAAATTGTTCTCAAAATGCGCAGCTCCATTTCATACATGGCGGCCACGAAATGGATTTCAACACCATTTCAGGTTAAGTGCCCACGAAATGGGAGCACCATATCAGGTAGCAGGCATGAAATGGAGATCCCATTTCATGGGTGACAGCAACGAAATGGACAGATCAAATCAAGGACGACAGACGCGAAATGGATAGACcattggtgtgtgtttggattcaCGTTGGTCAAACTAGAATTCGAATAAAAGTGTAATTTTATAGAATTAATTTTGGGTAGAAATGAGTTTGTGCCaatatgatttatgtttggcaatttttaccaaaattgattttgataaaataaataatgtttggataatattaattaaaatcatttctagataaataattaaataattatttaaaaaatataatattaaattataatattattttttaagtatatttaatttttttatattttttaagtattttttatatagtatttttttatagtattctaTTTTAGTTTGATCTGTCCATTTCGTTGCTGTCACCCATAAAATGGGATCTCCATTTCGTGCCTGCTGTACCTGACATGGTGCTCCCATTTCGTGGGCACCTAGCCTGAAATGGTATTGAAATCCATGTTGTGGCCGCTATGTATGAAATGGAGCTGCGTATTTTAAGAACAGTTTTCACCTATGCGCATTTTGGGAATAAATGAATTTTCTGTGCGTATATAGGTAAAAAAGCcccaaatacattaaaaactaaactcaTCAAAATCCAAACATATTAATAGTGAATAATCTTGtctaatgaaaatataaaagtgcaatagaaatattaaaagttaaataCAAAATTCTAGTGAATAATCTTTGAAAAAACCTAAAACCAAAACACAGTAAAATCTAAACATTAGAAGCTCAATACAAAAGTGCAAAAGAAATATTTGTCTAGTTTTTAAAGTCTTCACTCCATAATCCTTCACTCCATCAACCAAGCATATTCAAGAGAAGAGTTGTGACCTTCAAAAAATCAGCATATAATTAGCTAATgtcaatatataaaattgattaattaaaaataatttaacaaataaataattagtgaaAAAATGTTAATCTCGAATTGTTGTAAACAACATCAACTCCAATGGCTTGATTAGATATTGTTAAAGCTAAAAGCTCTACATTAAcagtaattaaattattattagagactcaacaataacaacaattacataataatttaaaaaatataatttaaaaatagttacCTGATTCAAATTTTTCTTGGTCCTCAAGTTCTTGCTTTAAGTCATACATCTTCTCTTGAGTCTTCAACCAATTTTGTGAGTAAATTAGAGACTCAACAGTAGAAGAACTTAATGAGCTTCTAAATTGGTCAAGCACACGACCACTAGTACTAAATGCCAACTCAGAAGACACGGTAGAGACGGGAATAGCCAACAAATCCCTAGCCATGTGAGCAAGAGCATAATACTTCATTGATTTCAATTTACACCAACGCAATGCATCACAAACTCTCTATATATTACAGACACCggtttaaattaatcaaatcaacTCAATTAACAAGATAAAATCACATATTAGTGAAATTGCATGAtagataaaaaaagaataaatacatATACAAATAGGAATACAAATATCATAATAATTGCACTCTAATGTCACTTGCTACATCCTTAATGTTACCTTGCCTTCAGcataatgttttatgtttggtTTCAACTTCAAACTCTAAGGGGGCTTCTAGTTTTTAGTGAACATCAATTATCAAACTCTAAGGGTTTGGTATCTGTTATAAAGATCATAATTTGACAGCACCTAACTCCTTCTGATGGATACTACTTTGCTCCTATATCTTATGATTCAATACAGAATTCAAAATCTATATATATTACAGACACCggtttaaattaatcaaatcaacTCAATTAACAAGATAAAATCACATATTAGTAAAATTGCatgatagataaaaaaaataaatacatatacaAATAGGAATACAAATATCATAATAATTGCACTCTAATGTCACTTGCTACATCCTTAATGTCACCCTTCAGcgtaatattttatgtttggtttcAACTTCAAACTCTAAGGGGGCTTCTAGTTTCTAGTGAACATCAATTATCAAACTCTAAGAGTTTGGTCTCTGTTATAAAGATCATAATTTGGCAGCACCTAACTCCTTCTGATGGATACTACATTGCTCCTATATCTTATGATTCaatacaaaattcaaaatctatatATATTACAGACACTggtttaaattaatcaaatcaactcaattaacaagataaaataacatattagTGAAATtacatgataaataaaaaaaagaataaatacatATACAAATAGGAATACAAATATCATAATAATTGCACTCTAATGTCACTTGCTACATCCTTAATGTCACATTGCCTTCAGcgtaatgttttatgtttggtTTCAACTTCAAATTCTAAGGGGGCTTCTAGTTTTTAGTGAACATCAATTATCAAACTCTAAGGGTTTGGTCTCTGTTATAAATATATGCTACCATAAATTATAATAGTAACTGCATAGCAATTAGCATAATATTTTTGAagttaaaaatcaaaattagcttATAGAAGATCCTcagttcaaaatcaaatctagcTTTTACATAAGAGCAAGattctattaatattttaaaaattgaacagCACGATTATTTTAGAGTGATCAAGATTGCTTTATTCAACAACAACTAAGAAtgtataatttcaaaaattgaacagaaaataaatcaattaacaGTTTAACATATAACATTTTCCAAAAATTATAGACTAACCTGAATGAGTGACCGGAGAAGACGACACTGGAGCCTGGAGGAAGCTGGCTGCTGGAGAGGGAACGACTGACTGAAGACGAAGCTGGCTGCTGGAAAGGGAACTGCGAACAACGATGCTGACAGAGATACCGACTGAGACCCAACGACCGAGAGAAAGTAGGTTGCTGCGTCGCTGCTGCTACGAGGAAGATGATACACCAGATGGTCCCATGGACGAGGTGGAGAAGACGATGCGCCTGATGCCTAATGGAGAAGACGATGAAGATCGGAGAAGCTGGTTGCGTGGTAGGAGGAAACTCTGCACCTCTGCCTCTGCTAGGGTTTTGCCATGGTTTGGTTGCGCCGTTAGTGAGAATGAGAGAGTATTAGGGTTATCAGGTTAtgttacacacacacacacacacacacacacacacacacatatatatatatatatatttaattaattatgttcgGGTATACAGGTTGGTTTGGGTTCCGCGTCCCCAAAACCGATACCCGAACCAATCATCAGCAAATGTCATCAGTTTGGTTCGGGTTGGACCCGATTACCCGTCGGTTCCTGAAAcaatttaattggtttggttcaGGTCCAGGTGGGTAATCAAGTACCCGCTACCCGTGCTCACCCCTAATCAACCATAGGATAGAcatacatcatgtgcattttgtttgttttgtctgCTATGCATTACTTGGGATTGCCTAACTAAATATATATCTAAATCATTGGTGATGGAAGAGCGAAGAAAGGGTGGACCGGTTTGGTGATAAAGTTATGTATAAGTAAGAAAGTTTAAGAATTCCTTGGAACACCTATCCTTTTTATGACTTCTGTTTAGAGTTTAAGTTTTCTATATCTGAGTATTGACATTCTAGTATTGCCTCTGGTATTCCcaagaccttatatattatctgcgtggcacctttaccatgctgaaaACCTCCAGTTCTTACCCCATAGTGTATTGTTGTTTTCAGaagcaggtcgagaggcacctcacTAGGCGTCTGGATTCCTGAAGCGGAGCGATTTCTGGGTTCTTTTGCTATGTAGCTTATGTATATATGCATTTAGCTTTCTCTCCAagaaacttgtttattttgtccTTTTTAGAGGTTTAAGGAGAGTTAAGGTTTTATCTTTGTATTGTGGGTATCTTGGGATacgtatatatgtatgtaaatattctccagcCAGCCTTGTCTTCGCAAGCTGAGATAGGAGCTAGTTATTCTATATTCTTGACTATTTATCCcctctttttgtttatttacaCCTACGAACTTtaggtttcttagcacgcaagtaatCTCATTCTCTGAGcattgtgttttttattttgcgattttgttttacctttTTTTCAAGGCTCCTCGTATATTGCTCTTTTTCAGATactattatgtatatattttctgATTAGAGGTAGTAATACCACACTACCTCTGTTTTACGGCTTAAGCATAAAGCTTTGTGTGGTAGGTTGTTACAGATTTGGtcatatacatatttttattcTGTTGTCATTTGTGATAAAAATTGCTTGTGTTGCTTAGCCAACATAACTCGATAATAACGGAGTTCATCCAATATTAATTTGTTTTGCAAAGAGCCACGTCTCATGCTGTGGATGTTATCCGTGTTGGGAAATAGCATTGTTGCATATTCTCGAAGTGTTTTGCCATTgctgttaaatattttttcaatctcTATTAGAGTAAGCTCTGATAATTCATCATCTGATAAAACCAAATCTACAATTAAAATTGAACATGAGTATTAGAAAATTCAGAATAAAAACACCTTAAGACATTTGATTGTACATTGTGACATTTATATTTgctaaaaaaattcaacaattttGATATTAATATCAACATAATAAATGATATCATGTGAACAATTGATGAAGAAAGTTCCAGCAACATAAATGTAGATATTAAAGAATAAGTTCGAACCTGGTAAATTGAACATAGTTATATGATTATGTAGTATCCCATCTGAAAGTAAAGTCCAACATTTCTGCCAAACTACTTCAGACCAAGTCATTGAATTTGACCACAAAAGAGTTGCAAACAGCTTTCTCAGATAATATCTAAAACTCCAATGACTTGCTTCTTCAATAGTATCAATGTATTCTTGATCATCATCAAGTAACCCATGCGCgtaacatgcatctctgaatGTAGGATAAACAACACCATTGAAAGATCGAAGTTCTTCATAGCTTCTTGGCCCTTTAACAATGTTGAGTAACATTCTTAAATAGTATAATTCGCCTGCAGATGGAGGGACAAAGAATAATCTACCAATAGCAGTGTTTGTTTTCCTAGGCTCCCATATTCTAAGGCTGTGTTTCCAAACAAATTCAGTTGAAAAATTGTTATAAGTTAATTGTCTAGCTGCCTCATACTCTGTGTTTGCTTGAAACCAAGCTATGAACATGGATTCTTTAATTGTTGCTTTATCAATAGTTCTTTGCAAATTGTCTTGATCTTCAAAGATAACTGGTTGTTCATCGGGCAAGTGAAAGTTTAACCGTTCAACTAAAAGTCTTCTATAGTGAATATCAAATGTAAATATTCTCCAATCAGACTCACA
This sequence is a window from Arachis duranensis cultivar V14167 chromosome 2, aradu.V14167.gnm2.J7QH, whole genome shotgun sequence. Protein-coding genes within it:
- the LOC107473830 gene encoding uncharacterized protein LOC107473830, producing the protein MDEILYASVVGSLMYAMVCTRPDIAYAVGTVSYFLSNPGKENWNVVKWIMRYFKGTTNLSLSFGGEKPLLVGFTDADMAGDIDSRNSTSGYLVKFVGELFHGSQGYKTLDFKQDRYVLLCDSQSAIHLAKNSTFHARSKHIDVRYHWIWNVLDFKLFELEKVHTNDNGADMMTKALSKEKLETYEVKIYYDCRYISSCESDWRIFTFDIHYRRLLVERLNFHLPDEQPVIFEDQDNLQRTIDKATIKESMFIAWFQANTEYEAARQLTYNNFSTEFVWKHSLRIWEPRKTNTAIGRLFFVPPSAGELYYLRMLLNIVKGPRSYEELRSFNGVVYPTFRDACYAHGLLDDDQEYIDTIEEASHWSFRYYLRKLFATLLWSNSMTWSEVVWQKCWTLLSDGILHNHITMFNLPDLVLSDDELSELTLIEIEKIFNSNGKTLREYATMLFPNTDNIHSMRRGSLQNKLILDELRYYRVMLAKQHKQFLSQMTTE